Sequence from the Amaranthus tricolor cultivar Red isolate AtriRed21 chromosome 1, ASM2621246v1, whole genome shotgun sequence genome:
tccgtatacgagttgatcgcggacAACCCTTTCCATGCTTCGTTGAAggatctggaacaactgtaggaCCGTTCCAAGGATCGCAggtgaacatgtctggaacAGGCATGAAAGTCTTTGCtaacaaacacctcaaaagtcaccgggtatttcatctccatttttaacataaaagggttgcgatcacaaccaattacatcatagactttgctaagaaacacctcaaaagtcgtattttgacgatggataaacatcactgtatttaatcctccattatacccaacatcggatccagtataacttacttccccaccccaatacactataacgggataatgattcATATTCTGCAAATgcaaataccatgaatatatacttaaaccattaaactaaccctacaaagtaataaactttcattgaagcatttcatcaaacactttatatgcatacaaaccaaatcctaaaattcaactacaaataggtaaaatgtaagcttatatcatgaaaacaagagaatctaacaaacaatcaacgtatttataacttcaattgaaaacaataatgaacaaaaaaacaatttgcatattgaaaaaaaattagggttttattcataccttaaatgaggatgaaaatgatcTACTACACAAGGAAAGgatgggaatgtagttgattagtttagttgaatgagaggaattgtatatttgaagtaaatgagagtgaagaaattttttttttttagaaaataccGGCACCAAGAAGCAAGAAGCAAAGAGGATAATGGAATGAAGAACCAACCTCGACATtctgttttgtactgctacaaaaccgccacttcaagtggcggttaactcaatatatatatatatatatatatatatatatatatatatatatatatatatatatatatataacaaaccgccatttcatctggCGACTTACTTCAGTTCCCTACACAAAACCGCTACCTcatgtagcggttatattaaaaaaagaaaaaaaaattcctcaAAGCTATCCTACGTGAACGGTAATGTGGGAATTAGCTTTCCATTTCGAGCACAAAgggaaataatttataaaaatgcaTTATTCTGGAAATACATTCAAAAAAGTGACGGACAAATAAAAAACCATGTTCAAAATGCATGAAATGACAATCATCCAAAGGACATGCAGCAAATCTATGCCATGGATCAAAATCGTCTAACTAACTCAATCTCAAAACTTCCCGCTCAAAACGCACTCTCTCTCTGACCTTCTCCCTGTTTCTTCCTTAACCAACAATGGCGGTCGAAACCTCCATTTTCGTACTCCTTACTCTCCTCTTCACTTTCCCCagtttcattttatcgtcaaaTACCCATAAATACCACCCACAACAAGCAATCGACCAAGCTTACTTCCAAGACTTGTATAATTTCCATTTTCCTTTCAATTCAACCCCAAAGTCATTCTCCTACACCCCAAAATTAGATTCACCTTTAGTTCCTGCATTCTTCGTACTCGGAGACTCGTCTGTCGATTGCGGAAACAATAACTTTCTCGGTACTTTTGCTCGGTCCGATCATCCCCCTTATGGAAGAGATTTTGATACACAATTACCTACTGGGAGGTTTTCCAATGGCAGAATCCCTGTCGATTTTCTTGGttagtaaatttattttgataatgGCGGAGATTTTTTTCTTGATTCTCATTTCTTGATTAGAATTATCACTTTTGGGGCATTTCTTGATTTTGGTTTTTCGCTGTGAATTTTGAATGAATTATCAAATTTGATTTCTTAGgttttttatttcttgaatTTAGCTTAAAGAAATTATATACTATATGTTCTCTATTTCTGGGTTTTGTGAGTTTATTGTGGGTTTATGCAATTGAAATgagtaaattaattttttatcaaatatgcTTAAAAGTATGACTGAAttgggtgttttttttttgttcttaagCAATGAAATTAGGGCTTCCATTTGTGCCAAGCTATCTAGGACAAGTAAGGACTGTTGAAGATATGATTCAAGGAGTGAATTATGCTTCTGCTGGAGCTGGAATCATTTTCTCAAGTGGATCAGATTTGGTAAATATCCCATGTTtataatcttttaaaatttGGGTTTTGTATATGATTTGGTCATGATCAGTACTGGTGTTCAGTTGAATTAATGAGATATTGTGGTCTGTGGAGTGTATAAATCTTGGCTGACTATGTGTTTGATGAAAACTGCATAATTATAGCATTTATACCATAAACTTCAGATGTGATTTTCtttcatcataataaaatagttcaaaaattCGGTTTCGGTCGGGATCTCAATGTGGATGGTTTTGCAACTATCGGGCCTATAAGCTCAAAATTGTAATAAGTAATGTGACCTTTCGTTTTCATTTAAAATCTTTATCCAAACACAGTGTACATGATTTTTGCAGGGCCAGCGCGTGACCTTGGCTCAGCAAATGCAGCAAGTTACAGACACAATTCAGCAGTTCATGCTCACCATGGGTGAACATGCTGCAATTCATCACATTTCCAATTCCATTTTCTATATTTCTGTTGGAACCAATGACTACATACATTACTACCTTCAAAATGTATCATCTGTCCAATCTTTGTATACTCCCTGGAGTTTCAATCATTTCCTTGCAACCTCATTGAAGCACCAAATCAAGGTAATTCTTTAAACAATCTTTATCAAACTTGTGTATTTTGGCAAGTTAGGCGACCCTAGTCTGTTGGGATTAAATTTTCTGCATTGTTTGTTAgagcatataatatatcctggGCCTCGattatcagcttaaacttttggttgagtttaaGGAACCAattaaggaaccaattcaactacCATATTTTCTGCATTGATACCATattaaggaaccaattcaactaaaagtttaagctgatggttgatgccccaggatatgttatatactctaacatcgTTGTTGTTTTGAAACTTGACATACTTCCTTTATATGTAACATCTGGTTGACAGAATTTGTACACTGCTCATGTGAGGAAAGTGGTGGTAATGGGGTTAGCACCTATGGGATGTGCTCCTCACTACTTATGGAAACATAGAAGCCAAAATGGGGAGTGCATCAAAGATATCAACAACATGATAATAGAATTCAATTTTGCAATGAGACACATGATTCAAGAGCTTAACTATGAGCTTTCTGATGCCAAATTCATCTTCTGTGATGTGTATGAAGGTGCTATGGATATAATCGAAAATCATCGACGTTATGGTAACCACAAAAATTTCTCTTCTGATTCATCTGTACAATCATACATCAATATGCTTAATTCCGAAAGTAACTATTCATATCAAAACTTGAACTTGATCTTATATACTCTATGATCCCCAGTGTAATATAATTCGccagttaattcgctttttgaatttgcgATCCGTTCAAAGTGACcttaaaatagcccaaaatcgactataattcgctttttttgattcgcgattcgcaaggtgattagtgaatcatgtgacagtgatCATGCCCCGTCATACGAGAATCCTTTGgcttagaagtgtggatgcttTATAGGCCTTCCTCATAGTTAGTATCTGATACCGTGTCAAAAAACCATCTccaccaaaagtttaagctgattgTTGTTCATTGTAGGGCTCGAGGTTACAGCTGAAGCATGTTGTGGATTTGGAAAGTATAAGGGGTGGATTATGTGCTTGTTACCTGAGATGGCTTGCAAAAATGCCTCAACTCATGTTTGGTGGGATCAGTTTCATCCTACTGATGCCGTAAATGCAATACTGGCTGATAATGTTTGGTCAGGATTGCATTCTAGAATGTGCACCCCTATCAACATGAAGGATATGATTTCATAGATAAATATGATTGCTTTTCAAATTACAGAAGTCTGTAAATGTTAATTGTACTGAATAGCTTCAGAATATTGATACTGTGATACTCATCACCATTCTCTCATATAAGAGAATTTTGTGTAGCTTgttgaaatttatattaatagaTGAAAAAAGTACATATATTCTTTTCATGATTCTTtccttttgcacaaaacttggaaatTCTGCTGTATATCCTTGCAATTATGGACATATGCAATATCCCTAGATGAGGGTCGACTCTGAGTTTTAAAAGGTCCGGGACAAGATAATAATTGTGTGCCCTTAATTATTATATAGAAGTGAAAGAGTAGGAGTATCAAGATTAGATAAATATGAATTTGAGTTATGcttgttttagcttttttgaATGGGCTCGAGGTGTAGGCCTCTTTTGCCCCTAGGGCGGGCCCTGCCCTGGATTGCTCTTGTTTGCTGCTGCTGTTGTTTCTGTTTTAGCAGGATAATATAGAGAGAAAAATGAGGGAGGTGGTCAGTGCACATGTTGGTTAAGCTGGAATTCAAGTGGGCAATTCTTGTTGGGAGCTTGTTTGTCTTCaacataaaagatatttgaGGTCAGATGTACGATATCTTACCAgtgataataaaattattttagattgaCCTTTGAGCACCTTTATGCTTCACTTTCGCTCCCGTTAGACCTCCCTAACACTAACaatatcaattattattatatcttcTATTACATAATAGAatattcaccaaaatttcaagTGATTACTTgcgtttttgactttttaagtgGTAGGTAAACTTTTTTTAGTCTACATGGTGATCTTGAACTTTTAAGTTTTTCATGTGTTTGACAAattttaagttatttcttaaaTTAAGTACTCATTTTGAGCATGTTTTCGAAAAATGTGCCCCATAAGGTTGATCACGACATttgttttaatgaaaaaaaatcgtTATAATGGATAATAATAACGTAAATTTAACTAAAACTTTAACCTTTTGTCTTCCAtacaaaaaagttaaaattttattgtcaccatacaaattttaaaaaacgtTTCCCAACcacacaaaaagaaaaaaaaaaaaaataaggaccaataaataaaattttccaaaataataaatttaaacatgaaATAGGAATTGAGGGTCACTTCATTAAATAATGTCTCAAACTTTCTAATTCAATAAATATATGTTGATTAAAGGGAAGGACCTTAGCACATGCCATGACTAAAAGATAAGAAAAGGATGAGTTGTATAAGAAAAATGTTTAATGCTCGAAAAATGTTTAATGCTCCACgtctaaattattaattatataagcCCCCTATTCTcttattatatatctatatctataacTAAAACAAAAGACGCTGACATTATCTGACCCCAAACTTATGAGGTGTCATTTTGTGGAGTAAATTTTTCCCTCCAATATTAGATGATGATgtcatcttaatatatattGATTAATCCCAATGAATACATTAGCATAATAATCAATACATTGAATTTGgttaattttttcaataatGCCTAAATTTGTACATTTGAATTTTGACAAAGTGAATTGGAATCAACGTAAAAAAGCTATTAACAAAGTGAATTGGAATTATAATGGCTATTTGAATTTTGACCTTTCATTTTTACATTGCAATATAAAATAATGTAGGACATGATAATAAATCTAtacattttatattaataaatattatcataacaataataaatctcatttctccaaaaaaaacaaaaataaatctatacattttatacaaataaatattatcatttttacaTTGCAAAGTAAAATAATGTATAAGTAGGACataaaaatgaatcaaatattAGCTATTATATGCAATTATTAATTCATTGAAAAtcattaatcaataatttacaattcattttctttattttttaaaaattacataaaacaataaaatgaaaaaaaaccgTGCACGGGGATTGTATCTAGTTACTCCTATATTAATACTCCCTttaattcactagtaatgtcTCATTGGctttatacactctatccaatacactaattcaatccttaatatctctaattgtgcataattaaaaattatgaaaagttgatataaataatccttgcattgagacaaatcaaacaagattttattGACTATGTttaaacttatagattaataacaaaatataatttaagagtaacagatgaatagtgtccaaaaagcagATGAGACATTACTAGTGAATTGAAGGGGGtatgttttattaaaaaaatatatataatggaTCTGAATTCTTATataaaatttgttatataaCTAAATTTCGtgacaaaaatatattttttcttttgatacAATCAAGGCATTATTGAAGAatcaaatacaaaacaaaatcagataaaagtttcattaaa
This genomic interval carries:
- the LOC130820849 gene encoding GDSL esterase/lipase At5g08460 — its product is MAVETSIFVLLTLLFTFPSFILSSNTHKYHPQQAIDQAYFQDLYNFHFPFNSTPKSFSYTPKLDSPLVPAFFVLGDSSVDCGNNNFLGTFARSDHPPYGRDFDTQLPTGRFSNGRIPVDFLAMKLGLPFVPSYLGQVRTVEDMIQGVNYASAGAGIIFSSGSDLGQRVTLAQQMQQVTDTIQQFMLTMGEHAAIHHISNSIFYISVGTNDYIHYYLQNVSSVQSLYTPWSFNHFLATSLKHQIKNLYTAHVRKVVVMGLAPMGCAPHYLWKHRSQNGECIKDINNMIIEFNFAMRHMIQELNYELSDAKFIFCDVYEGAMDIIENHRRYGLEVTAEACCGFGKYKGWIMCLLPEMACKNASTHVWWDQFHPTDAVNAILADNVWSGLHSRMCTPINMKDMIS